The Pangasianodon hypophthalmus isolate fPanHyp1 chromosome 25, fPanHyp1.pri, whole genome shotgun sequence nucleotide sequence cacacacacacacacacgcacgcacgcacacgcacacaaatacaccatcaaccacacacacacacacacacgcacacacacgcacacacacgcacgcacacacacgcacacacacgcacacaaatacaccatcaaccacacacacacacacacacgcacacacacgcacacacacgcacacacacgcacacaaatacaccatcaaccacacacacacacacacgcacacaaatacaccatcaaccacacacacacacacacacgcacacaaatacaccatcaaccacacacacacacacgcacacacacacacacacacacaaatacaccatcaaccacacacacacgcacacaaatacaccatcaaccacacacacacacacgcacacacacacacacacacacaaatacaccatcaaccacacacacacgcacacaaatacaccatcaaccacacacacacacacacacacacaaatacaccatcaaccacacacacacacacgcacacacacacacacacacacaaatacaccatcaaccacacacacacgcacacaaatacaccatcaaccacacacacacacgcacacacgcacacacgcacacacaaatacaccatcaaccacacacacacacacacacacacaaatacaccatcaaccacacacacacgcacacaaatacaccatcaaccacacacacacacgcacacacgcacacacaaatacaccatcaaccacacacacacacacacgcacacaaatacaccatcaaccacacacacacacgcacacacaaatacaccatcaaccacacacacacacacacacacacacaaatacaccatcaaccacacacacacacacacacacacacacagcaacatcaCCTTAAATTTagtaatattacattattaaatattacacaatattcgcagaaaataagtgtgtgtgtgtgtgtgtgcgcgtgtgcgtgtgtgtgtgtgtgtgtgtgtgtataaatatgcgTAACGTCAGCAGCGGGTGTTTACCCTCCAGCTGGATGGAGTCGGCGATGCTGATGGCGTTGGTGATGATGTAATGACCGGGACACACGATGATCACGTCTCCTCCGTGACACGCCGTCACGGCCGACGCCGGCTCGCTGTGGAACTGAGtatcaacacaaacaccagattttatttcttacaataTATAACTACTTACATTCCCTCCATTATTCCATGTTATAGGATCTAAAAGCATGACtaaccatcatcatcaattcCATAACAGGAAATGACGTCATTACTTCCATAAGAGGAAATGACATCACTGagtgaaataattttaaataatcagaaactaactacagaaaaaaaaacagcactgaacactacacAGTACAGTGAGACGGACAGACGggcggagagagagacggagagagagagagagacggagagagagacggagagagagagacggagagagagagacggagagagagagacggggcggagacagagacggagagagagagacaggggcggagacagagacggagagagagacgggcagagagagagagagacgggcggagagagagagagacgggcggagagagagagagacgggcggagagagagagacgggcggagagagagagagagacgggcggagagagagagacgggcggagagagagagagagacgggcggagagagagagagacgggcggagagagagagacgggcggagagagagagagagacgggcggagagagagagacgggcggagagagagagagaccaatcCAGCACACAGATTCGGTGAATGATGATAAAAACTGGAATTAAACATTTACCCtacacaaagaaaagaaaagctcgacactgcacactcactcactcacacactcactcacacactcacacacacacactcacacacacactcacacacacactcacacacacactcacacacacactcacacacacactcacacacacactcacacacacactcacacacacactcacacaccctttGGGGATAAAACAGCACAGAACAAGGAGGATCAAACAGCAGCTCAAGTTCGAAACAGATTTTAACAAATCCCACTGCTGTGTAACACATCacagcttttacacacacacgcgcacacacacacacgcacacacacgcacgcacacgcacgcgcacgcgcacacacgcacgcgcacacacgcacgcgcacacacgcacgcgcacacacgcacgcgcacacacgcactaGAATAAGTGTTTTGTCCCCCTTCACTACTGAAGCTACAGACAGCAGCAGAGAAAATGAGacacaagagacagaaaaaacaatAGTAATgagggactgacagacaggtggagagacagacagataaacagacagataaacagacagatagcaGGCTAGAAATCCAGTCTGCAGGCAGGCAGACACGCAGAGAGACACGCAGGCAGACACGCAGAGAGACAcgcagagagacacacaggcagacacgCAGGCAGACACGCAGGCAGACACGCAGAGAGACACGCAGAGAGACACGCAGAGACACGCAgagacacgcagacagacacGCAGACACGCAGGCAGACACGCAGAGAGACACGCAGAGAGACACGCAGAGACACGCAGACACGCAGGCAGACACGCAGAGAGACACGCAGAGACACACGCAGAGAGACACGCAGAGACACGCAGGCAGACACGCAGGCAGACACGCAGGCAGACACGCAGAGACACGCAGAGAGACACGCAGGCAGACACGCAGAGAGACACGCAGAGAcacgcagagacacacagagacacacagagacacacacagagacacacgcaGAGACACACGCAGGCAGACACGCAGAGACACGCAGAGACACGCAGAGACACGCagagacacacaggcagacacgcagagacacgcagagacacgcagagacacacagagacacacagagacacacacagagacacacgcaGAGACACACGCAGGCAGACACGCAGAGACACGCAGAGACACGCAGAGACACGCAGAGACACGCAGAGACACGCAGACACGCAGACACGCAGGCAGACACGCAGAGACACGCAGGCAGACACGCAGAGACACGCAGGCAGACACGCAGAGACACGCAGAGACACGCAGAGACACGCAgagacacgcagacagacacgcagagacacgcagagacacgcagacagacacGCAGAGACACGCAGGCAGACacgcaggcaggcaggcagacacgCAGGCAGACACGCAGAGACACGCagagacacacaggcagacacgCAGAGACACGCAGGCAGACACGCAGAGACACGCAGGCAGACAcgcagagacaggcagagagacacacagagacacgcaagCAGACACGCAGAGACACGCAGAGAGACACACGCAGAGACACGCAGGCCTAAATCAGCTTCTTCAGCCAGACAGATACGCAGGTGACGGGGGTTAAAGGTGCAGGTGTCCCGGGCATCGTACCTGCAGCTCGAACTCTTTCCCCGAGTACAGGGGGAGGAGCTTATCCATCATCAGGCTGTGGAGAGACTGAACGCTGGTGGAGGAGGAGACCACGTGGACCACACGGCCTCCACCGGGACGCTCGCCTTTAGGACGACACGACTGCTGACCGCAGTTCATCCTGTAACCCAGCACatacctgtacacacacatgcgcacacacacgcgcacacaaaaacacacacaagcgcacaacagtaagagctcaGTTATCAAAACCTGACCTTCTGATTgttcagtaatacagtaattaaCACCGACACACTGATCTGTGCgcaatgaacacacacacacacacacacacacacacacacctgagcagtGGGTTCTCGATGATGCGCAGTCTGCGTTTGAGCGTCTCCATGTCCTCGTACATGCGCAGTCCCTCCACCATGGACACGTTGTCCAGCTCCGAGTCCGAGTCGCTGCTCAAGACGTTCCTCAGCCTGGAGAACTCcttaaaggtgtgtgtgcagcGCTGCAGGAGTGTGTGGTACTCCTCCACCAGACCAGCAGGGACACGGTCCTCCAGGATGTCATAATATCTGCAgcacgtgcgcgcacacacacacgcgcacacacacacacacacacacacacacacacacacacacacacacacacacacttactcgtGACCAAAACTAGGGAACAAACGTAGGGATGCGTAGAAACATCCTAGGGAGCATGAAAACGAGGGAAAACAGTAAGTAAGTCACTGTTGAGTAGAGAATTAACACAGGCACACTGCCACCTGCTGGTGGGGGGAGGGGACAGAGATTGAgcgagagacacacacacacacacacacacacagacagagagatagagagagacagagagggtgtgagagagagaattgaattgaattgacagagagacacacacccacagagagagtgagagagtgtgtgtgtgtgtgtgtgtgtgtgtgtgtgtgtgtgtgtgttgttacagTACAGCGTGTGGCTGTATAACACTAAAGCTGTAATAACTGTCATGTCGTATTTGTAGTAAAACCATCAGGAGTTTTTTCTTGGCAGCAGCGTAACATCCTGATCACATAAACATGAGCTTCAGAGACAGTTTTATTccataagtaaataaataaatgattcatttaatgcacactgccacctgctggccaacaggaaatgatgtcacTGACATTACAGATGTGATGTAGGTGAAAACAAGGAGACAGACAAAGTTAGAGatacaaaaacaaagcaaaccaGAAAGAGCGAGAGGTGCAGTGAtgtcacagagagtgagagagagagagagagagagagacacacagagagagacacacacacagagagagagagagagagagagacacacacacacagtgagagagagagagacagagagagagagagagagagacacacagagagagagagacagagagagagagagacagagacacagagagagacacagagagagagagagagagagagagagacacacacacagtgagagagagagagagagacagagagagagagagagagagagagagacacacacacagtgagagagagagagagagacagagagagagacagtgagtgagagagagacagagagagagagagacagagagagagagagagagagagagagacacacacacagtgagagagagagagagagacagagagagagacagtgagagtgagagagagacagagagagagagagacagagagagacacacagagagagagagagagagagagagagagacacacagtgagagagagagagagagagagagagacagagagagagacagtgagtgagagagagagagagagagagagacagagagagagagagacacacagagagagagacagagagagagagagagagacacacacacagtgagagagagagagagagacagagagagagagacagtgagtgagagagagagagagagagagacagtgagtgagtgagagagagagagagagagagagagagagaggacagagagagagagagagagagagagacacacacagtgagagagagagagagagagagagagagagaggagagagagagagagagtgagtgagtgagtgagtgagtgagtgagagggagagagagagagagagagagagagagagagagacagagagagagagagagagagagagagacacacacagtgagagagagagagagagagagagagagagagagagagagagtgagagtgatgtgagtgagagtgagtgagtgagtgagagagagagagagagagagagagagaatgtgtccTCACAGTCGGAGTCGAGGTTCTACGCAGCGAACAAGTAATCAaactcatcatcctcatcttcctcgTCCCACTTCCTCCAGATGTGTTTGTAAAAAAACCTGCAGAGACACAGGGCGGAGCGGAGTGTACACTACTTAGTGCACTTGCTGAAAGGAAACACAGCCCAAGCACTCAGTGTGACCCGCAGTGCTTCAGGGCTGAAACTGAAACCCGGGCTGAACGTTTGTGTGATTTCCATACAACactctgctacacacacacacacacacacacacacacaacactctgctacacacacacacacacacacacacacacacacacaacactctgctacacacacacacacacacacacacacacacacacacacacacacaacactctgctacacacaccacacacacacaacactctgctacacacacacacacacaacactctgctacacacacacacacacacacacacacacacaacactctgctacacacacacacacacacacacacacacacaacactctgctacacacacacacacacacacacacacaacactctgccacacacacacacacacacacacacaacactctgctacacacacacacacacagcactcatttacacacacacacacacacaacacaccacacacacacacacaccacacacagcactcatttacacacacacacacacacacacaccacacacacacacacacacacacacacacacacacacagagagagagacagtactGAACCTGAGGTGTTCCAGCGCGAGTGCGGTTTGGTCGAAGTCTCCTGACGGGTCGTACACCACGCTGAGCTCCTGAAGTGGAACTCTGCTCATGGTGGCCTCCAGTAAAGTTCTCATGGATCCTCACAGAGCTCACAGCCTCGAGCCTCACACTGCAGCGGGAGAACCACGTCCACCTTCGCTCTCATGTCCTTATAGTCCACATCCAACACCTgccgcacacacacgcgcacacacacgcgcacacacacgcgcacacacacgcgcacacacacgcgcacacaagACAGGCAGTATGAACTAAACTGTTACggtgtaaccatgacaacacacacacaggaacgtTACTCTAACTCTAACTTATAACATCATCACACGTCTGTCACGTGTCTGTGCTGCGCGTCACTCACCTCCACCAACACGTCAAACACGTCAGTGTGCCACAGCGCCCTCCAGTCACACGGCTCCAACACCTTCTCCAGGTAATCAGCAGTGAAAGCCTTCACCTCCGACGGCTTACAGtcacctacaacacacacagcacacctgttacacacacacacacacacagcacacctgttacacacacacacacacacacacacacacctgttacacacacacacacacacacacacacacagcacacctgttacacacacacacacagcacacctgttacacacacacacacctgttacacacacacacacacacacacacctgttacacacacacacacacacacacacacacacacacctgttacacacacacacacacacacacctgttacacacacacacacacacgttacacacacacacacacacgttacacacacacacacacacacacacacacctgttacacacacctgtttgtgtgtaacagatctgctctgtgtgtgtgtgtgtgtgtaacagatctgctgtgtgtgtgtgtgtgtgtgtgtaacagatctgcagtgtgtgtgtgtgtgtgtgtgtgtaacagatctgctctgtgtgtgtgtgtgtaacagatctgctgtgtgtgtgtgtgtgtgtaacagatctgctgtgtgtgtgtgtgtgtgtgtgtgtgtgtgtgtgtgtgtgtgtgtgtgtgtgtgtgttaccgaGCATGTAGTCCTGATAGGCTTTAAACCTCTCGTAGAACACCAGGTGGTTGGTCTGGAACACGGCGGGTAATCCTCCGCTCCCGATCGGCTCGGCCGGCTGCAGGTGAGTGCAGGACTGAGCGCCGTGGGAGAGGTGATCTGTAccactgtcatcatcatcatcatcatcatcatcgtcttcatcatcatcttcatcatcatcagcatcatcatcatcatcatcgtcagcgtcagcgtcagcaTGGGGATCCTCTTCATCAGGAAACagctctaaaacacacacatgaagagatgaagagagaagaCAGGAAGtggacatttatttttattcatgtaaGTATTTAATTTCCTCCTGAATCAGtttcacacgttcacacacCACAAGCCTCCATCATCAGGGCTCGTCAAATAATCTCTTACACTTTTCTTGTAATTTTGTCAATATTCTGAATTCTCTCGGCTGTTTAAACCTCAGATTTGTGCGTGAAGTCGTTGAAATACAGCAGTTTAATCACAGACTGTGTCAGAGTGGGGACAGTAAACCTCTAACGTCACGCCCGTCTGCAAACGCTGgactttaaaagaaaacaaactgctgtttctctttctgagcatttagacagacagaagacgagtttctctttatttctgccAAACTCCATGTGGCTGggaataaaattaaatcctAAACCCGGCTTCCCAGGTAAGAGTTTctttaaattagaaaatattctacatttcagaggagggaaaaatgtgatgatgtcagaattCAACCAAAAAACTGCACACTTTGCTTTTAAGTgacaaacaacaaataaattttttttttttaaaaaatacataaaacctGAGACATGCAACTAAACAGTATGTGAAGAGTCTGTATGTGAAGAGTCTTTATTCTGCTCTTGTGTACTTTTATCTCTTTAATTTCACACCATCTTTCACTTTATCCTCTTCATTACATTACTATTTTATCATGTAATGTTCGATTACTTTACTCATGTGTATGAAACAGTCAGTAGTGTACACACTGACAG carries:
- the shcbp1 gene encoding LOW QUALITY PROTEIN: SHC SH2 domain-binding protein 1 (The sequence of the model RefSeq protein was modified relative to this genomic sequence to represent the inferred CDS: inserted 2 bases in 2 codons) — translated: MGEVRAEELKLSLEEVEPKPSRSAKELFPDEEDPHADADADDDDDDDADDDEDDDEDDDDDDDDDDSGTDHLSHGAQSCTHLQPAEPIGSGGLPAVFQTNHLVFYERFKAYQDYMLGDCKPSEVKAFTADYLEKVLEPCDWRALWHTDVFDVLVEVLDVDYKDMRAKVDVVLPLQCEARGCELCEDXMRTLLEATMSRVPLQELSVVYDPSGDFDQTALALEHLRFFYKHIWRKWDEEDEDDEFDYXVRCVEPRLRLYYDILEDRVPAGLVEEYHTLLQRCTHTFKEFSRLRNVLSSDSDSELDNVSMVEGLRMYEDMETLKRRLRIIENPLLRYVLGYRMNCGQQSCRPKGERPGGGRVVHVVSSSTSVQSLHSLMMDKLLPLYSGKEFELQFHSEPASAVTACHGGDVIIVCPGHYIITNAISIADSIQLEGYGLPDEIVIEKRNKGDTFVESIGVEVKISNLKFIQHDAIEGILCVRQGRLEMENCVLQCETTGVIVRTSAQLIMNMCDLYGSKGAGVEIYPGSVCSLVGNGIHHCKEGVLIKDFADELDVPPQITMVNNVIHNNAGYGVILVKPEDRTAAAEAEREEEQPGGGATTVEGGVTQTEGGVTVSEGGVTQTEGGATTQEGGVIESEGGAEETEGVVKLTSEAEPACDTPVSEEEHPAEVHHSAVPPEYATGNDVIKRELLATSVTKRRAQRSRVQDVGAMRADENLLSQEMFVSIEGNQFRRNGMGSFGTFLY